A window from Actimicrobium sp. CCC2.4 encodes these proteins:
- a CDS encoding PRC-barrel domain-containing protein, with product MSYLERDSLGMYDTSSGKGPGPELMGADTLLGEDVYNRQDESLGDVKEIMIDMRSGKVAYAVLSFGGFLGIGEKLFAVPWSALMLDTVNKRFVLDVDGEKLEQAPGFDPDHWPDMADQTWRTTVDEYYSTSTQGHDLPR from the coding sequence ATGAGCTACCTGGAACGCGATTCGCTGGGCATGTATGACACCAGCTCGGGCAAAGGTCCCGGCCCCGAACTGATGGGTGCCGATACGCTGCTGGGCGAAGACGTATACAACCGTCAGGACGAAAGCCTTGGCGACGTCAAGGAAATCATGATCGACATGCGCTCGGGCAAAGTTGCCTATGCGGTGCTGTCGTTTGGCGGATTTCTCGGGATAGGTGAAAAGCTGTTTGCGGTGCCATGGAGCGCCTTGATGCTCGACACCGTCAACAAGCGTTTTGTCCTCGATGTCGATGGCGAAAAGCTGGAGCAGGCACCCGGATTTGACCCTGACCACTGGCCGGACATGGCCGACCAGACCTGGCGCACCACGGTAGACGAGTACTACAGCACGTCCACACAAGGCCACGACCTGCCGCGCTAA
- a CDS encoding aminopeptidase P family protein, with product METLHASRSLIHSRLAALRAALQQQRFDAYVVPSSDPHLSEYLPERWKGREWLSGFTGSVGTLIVTADFAGLWADSRYWSQAEAELAGTGIVLMKIPAGNSLQHIDWLAQTLQPGQVAGVDGAVLGLAGARLLEQALQARGATLRTDLDLFEQVWTDRPALPAQAVYEHLPPYATMSRADKLAQLRLAMQAAGADWHLLSTLDDIGYLFNLRGADVNYNPIFVAHALVGLQQATIFVADGKVPAGVIAALAADGVHLAQYADAAAALAALPADAVMLLDPRRVTLGLRRAVPATLRVVEAINPTTFAKSRKSTAEAAHVRAAMEQDGAALCEFFGWLDQALGNEVVTELTIDTQITAARARRPGFVCPSFGTIAGFNANGAMPHYHATPSAHAVIEGDGLLLIDSGGQYLGGTTDITRMVPVGQPSAAQRRDVTLVLRGVIALSSTQFPRGTRSPMLDAIARAPIWSAGIDYGHGTGHGVGYFMNVHEGPQVIAASAMPEPHTAMEPGMITSIEPGIYRPGKWGVRVENLVLNVPATITEFGEYLRFEVLTLCPIDSRCLDLALLRPDELAWLNAYHATVRERLLPHVSGVAKAWLEQRTVALSPVAG from the coding sequence ATGGAAACATTGCACGCGTCCCGTTCCCTCATTCATTCCCGCCTTGCCGCATTGCGCGCGGCCCTGCAACAGCAGCGGTTTGACGCCTACGTCGTCCCTTCTTCCGATCCCCATTTGTCCGAATATCTGCCCGAACGCTGGAAGGGTCGCGAATGGCTGTCCGGCTTTACCGGCTCGGTCGGCACGCTGATTGTCACGGCCGATTTCGCCGGGCTCTGGGCCGATAGCCGCTACTGGTCGCAAGCCGAGGCCGAGTTGGCCGGTACCGGCATCGTGCTGATGAAAATCCCGGCGGGCAATAGCCTGCAACATATCGACTGGCTGGCGCAAACGCTGCAGCCGGGGCAGGTGGCCGGTGTGGATGGCGCGGTGCTCGGGCTGGCGGGGGCGCGTTTGCTGGAGCAGGCATTGCAGGCGCGTGGTGCGACCTTGCGTACTGACCTTGACTTGTTCGAGCAAGTCTGGACCGACCGGCCGGCCTTGCCGGCACAAGCCGTCTACGAACACCTGCCGCCCTACGCGACGATGTCGCGTGCCGACAAGCTGGCGCAGTTGCGGCTGGCGATGCAGGCCGCCGGTGCCGACTGGCATTTGCTGTCGACGCTAGACGACATTGGTTACCTGTTCAACCTGCGCGGTGCCGATGTCAATTACAACCCGATCTTTGTGGCGCATGCGCTGGTGGGCTTGCAGCAGGCGACGATTTTTGTTGCCGATGGCAAGGTGCCGGCCGGGGTGATTGCGGCGCTGGCGGCCGACGGCGTGCACCTCGCCCAGTACGCGGATGCAGCGGCGGCGCTGGCCGCGCTGCCGGCCGATGCGGTCATGCTGCTCGATCCGCGTCGTGTCACGCTGGGCTTGCGGCGTGCCGTGCCGGCTACCTTGCGCGTGGTCGAGGCGATCAATCCGACTACCTTTGCCAAGTCGCGCAAGAGCACGGCCGAAGCCGCGCATGTGCGGGCAGCGATGGAGCAGGATGGCGCGGCGCTGTGCGAATTTTTTGGCTGGCTGGATCAGGCACTGGGCAACGAGGTGGTGACCGAACTGACCATCGACACACAGATCACCGCAGCACGTGCGCGCCGTCCGGGCTTTGTCTGCCCGAGCTTTGGCACCATCGCCGGCTTCAATGCCAATGGCGCGATGCCGCACTATCACGCGACGCCGTCCGCGCATGCGGTCATCGAAGGCGATGGCTTGCTGCTGATCGATTCCGGTGGCCAGTATTTGGGTGGCACTACCGACATTACCCGCATGGTGCCGGTCGGCCAGCCGTCGGCGGCGCAGCGGCGCGACGTAACGCTGGTGCTGCGCGGCGTGATTGCACTGAGCAGCACGCAGTTCCCGCGCGGCACCCGCTCGCCGATGCTGGACGCGATTGCGCGCGCACCGATCTGGTCGGCCGGCATCGATTACGGCCATGGCACCGGCCACGGCGTCGGTTATTTTATGAACGTCCACGAAGGTCCGCAAGTCATTGCAGCATCGGCCATGCCCGAGCCGCACACGGCGATGGAGCCGGGCATGATCACCTCGATCGAGCCGGGCATCTACCGGCCCGGCAAGTGGGGCGTGCGAGTCGAAAACCTGGTGCTCAACGTGCCGGCAACAATCACCGAATTCGGCGAATACCTGCGCTTTGAAGTCCTGACCCTGTGCCCGATCGACAGCCGTTGTCTTGATCTGGCGTTGCTGCGTCCGGACGAACTGGCCTGGCTCAATGCGTATCACGCGACGGTGCGCGAGCGGCTGTTGCCGCATGTCAGCGGCGTCGCAAAGGCGTGGCTGGAGCAGCGCACCGTGGCGCTATCGCCCGTCGCGGGCTGA
- a CDS encoding phytanoyl-CoA dioxygenase family protein, whose translation MTRLSSGQIVRFREDGYLVLRQRVTPADCAALRAVVGDDLQIAAEPVEYEADVGYAGAPATRDAPGGRTVRRLRGAWQRHRLLQQWAADPALMAMLGQLFDQPVVLNLAHHNCVMTKHPDWGTATGWHRDIRYWSFTDANLITVWLALGREDAGNGGLQVLPGSHRWQIAPDQLDALDFLRPDLARNEALMAQGVTLSLAEGDVLLFHSSLFHAAGTNSSGERKFSVAFAYRGADNLPLAGSRSAAAGEVALD comes from the coding sequence ATGACCCGACTGAGTTCCGGACAGATCGTCCGGTTCCGCGAAGACGGCTACCTGGTCTTGCGCCAGCGCGTGACACCGGCCGACTGCGCCGCGCTGCGTGCAGTCGTCGGCGACGACCTGCAAATCGCCGCCGAGCCGGTCGAATACGAAGCCGATGTCGGCTATGCCGGCGCACCCGCCACCCGCGATGCGCCGGGTGGCCGCACGGTGCGGCGACTGCGCGGTGCCTGGCAGCGCCATCGGCTATTGCAGCAATGGGCGGCCGATCCGGCACTGATGGCGATGCTCGGACAATTGTTTGACCAGCCGGTGGTGCTCAATCTGGCCCATCACAACTGCGTGATGACCAAGCATCCCGACTGGGGCACCGCGACCGGCTGGCATCGCGATATCCGTTACTGGTCATTCACCGATGCCAACCTGATCACGGTCTGGCTGGCGCTGGGCCGCGAGGATGCCGGCAACGGCGGCCTGCAGGTGCTGCCCGGTTCGCACCGCTGGCAGATCGCACCGGACCAGCTCGATGCGCTCGACTTCCTGCGCCCCGACCTGGCGCGCAACGAGGCGCTGATGGCGCAAGGGGTCACCTTGTCGCTGGCTGAAGGCGACGTGCTGCTGTTCCATAGCAGCCTGTTCCATGCGGCCGGCACCAACAGCTCGGGCGAGCGCAAGTTCTCGGTCGCGTTTGCCTATCGCGGTGCCGACAATCTGCCGCTGGCGGGGTCGCGTTCGGCGGCTGCCGGCGAAGTCGCGCTCGACTGA
- a CDS encoding HD-GYP domain-containing protein, which produces MDDAQDDKSYIGADQLRVGVYVCLDLGWLDHDFPLSSFKIRNADQIKAIAKLGLKKIRIDPSRSDVTPLPQKVVPVAVVAPVPPPPSPEQLLQAAEREARRARILQQRAQTAACETQFVRAAGSLKDIGSKLFSRPLEARASAELLVGQMLSSILSHKDIAIHLMNDKTVGEDLYFHALNVSVLAMLLAREVGLPAEDIRQLGIGCIFHDIGKTDIPDRVLQKTEPYNRAERNLIEQHCAYGEPIGVRLGLSAKAMEVLRQHHEHVDGSGYPARLKGAQISLLARLVAIVNEYDNLCNQHNPADSLSPHEALSQLFTQQRGQFDIAPLNLFIRCMGIYPPGTVVRLSDGTLGMVVSVNSAQPLRPWVLIYDPAVPKDEATILDLQHETALSVAASLKPAQLSREVHAYLSPRKRMTYYFDAPERDHRQSGR; this is translated from the coding sequence ATGGATGACGCGCAGGATGACAAGAGCTATATCGGTGCCGACCAGCTCCGCGTCGGTGTGTATGTCTGCCTTGACCTTGGCTGGCTGGATCACGATTTTCCGCTCAGTAGTTTCAAGATCAGGAATGCCGACCAGATCAAGGCCATCGCCAAGCTGGGACTGAAAAAAATCCGTATCGATCCGTCCCGTTCGGACGTGACGCCGCTGCCGCAAAAAGTGGTGCCGGTGGCGGTGGTGGCACCGGTGCCGCCGCCGCCCAGCCCGGAGCAGCTTCTGCAGGCCGCCGAACGCGAAGCGCGGCGCGCCCGCATCCTGCAGCAGCGCGCCCAAACCGCCGCCTGCGAAACCCAGTTTGTGCGCGCCGCCGGTTCGCTCAAGGATATCGGCAGCAAGCTGTTCTCGCGGCCGCTGGAAGCGCGCGCCAGTGCCGAGCTGCTGGTCGGCCAGATGCTGTCATCCATCCTGTCGCACAAGGACATCGCGATTCACCTGATGAACGACAAGACCGTCGGCGAAGACCTATATTTCCATGCGCTCAATGTGTCGGTGCTGGCGATGCTGCTGGCACGCGAAGTCGGCTTGCCGGCCGAAGACATCCGCCAGCTCGGCATCGGCTGCATTTTTCATGACATCGGCAAGACCGATATCCCGGACCGCGTGCTGCAAAAAACCGAGCCGTACAACCGCGCCGAACGCAATCTGATCGAGCAGCACTGCGCCTATGGCGAACCGATCGGCGTGCGGCTGGGGTTGTCGGCGAAGGCGATGGAGGTGCTGCGCCAGCATCACGAGCATGTCGATGGCAGCGGCTATCCGGCCCGCCTGAAGGGGGCGCAGATTTCGCTGCTGGCGCGGCTGGTGGCGATCGTCAACGAGTACGACAACCTGTGCAACCAGCACAATCCGGCTGATTCGCTCAGTCCGCATGAAGCGCTGTCGCAATTGTTCACGCAGCAGCGCGGGCAGTTCGACATTGCGCCGCTGAACCTGTTCATCCGTTGCATGGGCATTTATCCGCCGGGGACGGTGGTGCGGCTGTCCGACGGCACGCTGGGCATGGTGGTGTCAGTCAATTCGGCCCAGCCATTGCGACCCTGGGTGCTGATCTACGATCCGGCCGTGCCGAAAGACGAAGCCACCATCCTCGACCTGCAGCACGAGACCGCACTCTCGGTGGCGGCCAGCCTGAAGCCGGCTCAGTTGTCGCGCGAAGTCCATGCGTATCTCAGCCCGCGCAAGCGCATGACGTATTACTTCGATGCGCCTGAGCGCGACCATCGCCAGTCCGGCCGGTGA
- a CDS encoding hydroxymethylglutaryl-CoA lyase, which yields MTLPTHVKIVEVGPRDGLQNEQQIIPAGIKIALVDRLTKAGFRNIEAASFVSPKWVPQMATSTDVMAQIVRGNGVVYSALTPNMQGFDAALQARADEVVIFASASEAFSQKNINCSMAESIERFRPVAAAAKLNGLRLRGSISCTMGCPYQGAVSLDSVADVVARLRALGCDEIDIADTIGVGTPHQVQAVMQRAAQEFPLAQLSGHFHDTYGQALANIYASLEVGIAIFHASVAGLGGCPYAKGATGNVATEDVLYLMQGLGIATGIDLNAVVDAGQFISQQLGRKAASRAGNAIAAARASAA from the coding sequence ATGACCCTGCCTACCCACGTCAAGATCGTCGAAGTCGGCCCGCGCGACGGCCTGCAGAACGAACAGCAAATCATCCCCGCCGGGATCAAGATCGCGCTGGTCGACCGGCTCACCAAAGCAGGGTTTCGCAACATCGAAGCGGCGTCCTTCGTCTCGCCTAAATGGGTGCCACAGATGGCCACCTCGACCGATGTGATGGCGCAGATCGTGCGCGGCAATGGCGTCGTGTATTCGGCCCTGACGCCGAACATGCAGGGTTTCGATGCGGCGCTGCAGGCGCGGGCTGACGAAGTCGTGATCTTCGCCTCGGCCTCGGAAGCGTTTTCGCAAAAGAACATCAACTGCTCGATGGCCGAATCGATCGAACGCTTCCGCCCGGTCGCCGCCGCCGCGAAACTGAATGGCTTGCGCCTGCGCGGCAGTATCAGCTGCACGATGGGCTGTCCGTACCAGGGCGCGGTATCGCTCGATAGCGTTGCCGACGTGGTCGCGCGATTGCGTGCCCTCGGCTGCGATGAAATCGACATCGCCGACACCATCGGCGTGGGCACCCCGCATCAAGTGCAAGCGGTGATGCAGCGCGCCGCGCAGGAGTTTCCGCTGGCGCAGCTGTCGGGACATTTTCATGACACTTACGGGCAGGCGCTGGCCAACATTTACGCCAGTCTGGAAGTCGGGATTGCGATTTTTCATGCGTCGGTGGCGGGGTTGGGCGGGTGTCCGTATGCCAAGGGCGCGACCGGCAATGTTGCGACTGAGGATGTGCTGTATCTGATGCAGGGGCTGGGAATAGCGACCGGTATTGATCTGAATGCGGTCGTTGATGCGGGGCAGTTCATTTCGCAGCAGTTGGGGCGCAAGGCGGCGAGTCGGGCGGGGAATGCGATTGCGGCGGCGCGGGCGTCAGCGGCATAG
- a CDS encoding MFS transporter — protein MESAVLPPLPRPLLPARIALPILFILLGAVFATWAARIPALRDALQLGAAELGLVLLCSGVGAVLSFPLAAWLLARHGARHAALWSGLALLLLVPCLALAPRMGWLMLAMFGMGSATSCFDVAVNAIGAEVERLAGRSIMSMLHAWFCLGTFSGALLGSAMAGLDVTPLWHFCLLSAGFLLPLWLSYQALPADRIVPGAVRQQFALPHGALVALGMIAFCGAMVEGSIGDWSGIYLTDQLGVAPGVAPLGYAVFSGMMLLARLVGDRLKDRHSARPVLVIGASIATVGVLLVITASHTGVAFAGFALIGGGVAAVFPFIFSAAGREGPTALAAVATMGYSGGLIGPPIIGFLAHGLGLQVALGFIGVLTLIVALAAGKASLLK, from the coding sequence ATGGAATCTGCCGTTTTACCTCCTCTGCCACGTCCTTTGCTGCCCGCCCGCATCGCCCTGCCCATCCTGTTCATCCTGCTTGGTGCCGTTTTTGCCACCTGGGCGGCGCGCATCCCGGCGCTGCGCGATGCGCTGCAGCTCGGTGCCGCCGAGCTCGGGCTGGTGCTGTTGTGCAGCGGCGTCGGCGCGGTACTGTCGTTTCCGCTGGCGGCCTGGCTGCTGGCGCGACATGGCGCACGCCATGCGGCGCTCTGGTCCGGACTGGCCTTGTTGCTGCTCGTGCCGTGTCTGGCGCTGGCGCCGCGGATGGGCTGGCTGATGCTGGCGATGTTCGGCATGGGCTCGGCGACCAGCTGTTTCGATGTGGCCGTCAATGCGATCGGGGCCGAAGTCGAACGCTTGGCCGGCCGTTCGATCATGTCGATGCTGCATGCGTGGTTCTGCCTGGGCACCTTCAGCGGTGCCTTGCTGGGCAGCGCGATGGCGGGCTTGGACGTCACGCCGCTGTGGCATTTTTGTCTGCTGTCGGCCGGCTTCCTGCTGCCGCTGTGGCTGAGCTATCAGGCCTTGCCTGCGGACCGGATTGTCCCCGGCGCCGTCCGGCAGCAATTCGCCTTGCCGCATGGCGCACTGGTGGCGCTGGGCATGATCGCTTTTTGCGGCGCGATGGTCGAAGGCTCTATCGGTGACTGGAGCGGCATTTACCTGACCGATCAACTCGGTGTCGCACCCGGCGTCGCGCCGCTCGGTTACGCGGTATTTTCCGGCATGATGCTGCTGGCACGACTGGTCGGCGACCGCCTCAAGGATCGTCATAGCGCCCGTCCGGTGCTGGTCATCGGGGCCAGCATCGCCACCGTCGGCGTGCTGCTGGTGATCACTGCATCGCACACTGGCGTGGCCTTCGCCGGCTTTGCACTGATCGGCGGCGGGGTGGCAGCGGTCTTCCCGTTCATCTTCAGCGCTGCCGGCAGGGAAGGCCCGACCGCGCTGGCAGCCGTTGCCACGATGGGCTACAGCGGTGGCCTGATCGGCCCGCCCATCATCGGCTTTCTGGCCCACGGGCTGGGCCTGCAAGTGGCGCTCGGCTTTATCGGCGTACTGACGCTGATAGTCGCACTGGCAGCTGGCAAAGCCAGCTTGCTCAAATGA